The DNA sequence GATGCCTCCGGCGTGCGGGGGAACCATCGAAGGGTCAGCACCCGACCAACCGAAAGGACCGAGCATGGCCCCCCAGCGCATCCTCGTCACCGGTGGCTCCGGCTTCATCGCCGGGCACATCATCCTCCAGCTCCTCGGCAGCGGCCACGACGTCCGCGCCACGATCCGCTCGCTCGACCGGGAGGACGCTGCGCGCGCCGCCCTGGCCGAGGCCGGGATGACGGACGGCGACGCCCTGCACTTCGTCGCGGCTGACCTCATGGACGACGCCGGCTGGGCCGACGCTGTCGCCGGCGTCGACGCGGTCCTGCACGTCGCGTCGCCCGTGCACCTCGGGCCGGTGGAGGACGAGGACGACGTGATCGTCCCGGCGCGGGAGGGCACCCTGCGCGTGCTGCGCGCCGCCCGCGACGCGGGAGTCCCGCGCGTCGTGCTCACCTCCGCCTTCCACGCCGTCGGGTTCGGGCATCCGCCCCTCGACCGCGCGTTCACGGAGGCCGACTGGTCGCCGCTCGACGGGCCGGGGATGGACGCCTACGGCCGCAGCAAGGTGCTCGCCGAGCGCGCGGCGTGGGAGCTGCTCGACGGCGACGGCACCGAGCTCGTCACGATCCTCCCTGTCGCGGTCGTCGGCCCGCTCATCGGCACCGGCCTCTCGGGCGCGAACCACCTCGTGCGGCGCGTCCTCACCGGGGAGATGGCCGCATACCCGGACTTCGCCGTCCCGTTCGTGGATGTGCGGGATGTCGCCGCCGCGCACGTCGCGGCGATCACCGCGGAGGGCGCGGCGGGCGAGCGCTTCCTGCTCGCGTCGCAGGAGGACGCCGTGCCGCTCGCGGAGGTCGGCGCGGTGCTCCGCGACAGGCTCGGCGAGCGCGCGGGCCGGGTGCCCGCGGCGACGGCGCTGCTCCCGGATGAGGCGGTGCGCGCCGCGGCGGAGGCGAACCCGGGGATGCGGTCGATGGCGGCCGAGCTCGGGTACCGCAAGAAGGTGTCCAGCGAGAAGGCGCGGCGCGTGCTCGGGTTCGAGCCGCGGCCGTGGCAGGAGGCGGTGGTGTCCGCCGCGGAGAGCATGCTCGCGAAGGGCGTGGCCTGACGCGCACTCACGGTTCCACGAGCAGCGACGCGTAGAGCTGCTGCGTGGCCGGGCTCGGCGAGACGCCGAGCTCGTCCCGCAGCAGCGTGCGGAGTTCGCCGTAGACCGCGACCGCCGCCCCGACGTCGCCCTGCTGCCGCAGCGCCCGCATGAGCACCTGGTAGCCGGTCTCGCGCAGCGGGGCGACCGCGACCAGGCGACGCCCCGTGCGGACGGCGCCGGGCAGTTCCGTGCCTCCCATCTCCAGCGTCGAGACCGCGTACGCCTCCAGCGCGCGCACCAGGATGTCGGCGAGAGCACGGCGCTCCTCCTCGATCCAGCCGGCCTCCTCGCCGGGCAGGAACTCCCGCTGCGCGACGAGCATCGCGCCGATCGCGGGACCCCAGGCCGCCGCCCAGTGCCCGAGGGCCACCTGCGACTCGGCGCGATGCACGGCCTGCTCCGCCCACTCCACGTCCACGTGGGCGTCCTCCCCCAGCGCCAGCCGCAGCGCCGACCGGCCCTCCAGCGCGTCAGGTCCGAGCAGCCGGCGCAGCTTGGACACCAGCGGGTTCAGGCCGGCGCCGTGCTCGGTCACCGCGTCCGGCCAGACCGCCTCGGCCAGCTCCTCCCGCGTGCACGGCCGGTGCCGGTTGAGCACGAGGTACGCGAACAGCAGACGTCCCTGTCGCCCGGGGAGGCCGGCCTCCAGCCGCTCACCCGCGCGCTCGAGGTGCAGGGTCCCGCACAGCTGCACCCGGACTCCACCGGACGCCAACGTCATGCCAACATTCTGCCAACGGGCACTGCGTAGAACGATGAGGGAGGACGAGATGACCAGGATCATCCGGTGCGAATGCGGCTACATCGCCCGCGGCGAGACCGACGCCGAGGTCGTCGACGACATCAGCGCCCACATGAGGTCCGACCATCCTGCCCTCTTCCAGGCAGTCGCGCGGGAGGACCTGCTCGGCTGGATCCAATTGGAGTGAGCCGCAAGGAGGCCACCATGAGCTCCACCACCATCACC is a window from the Leifsonia shinshuensis genome containing:
- a CDS encoding NAD-dependent epimerase/dehydratase family protein yields the protein MAPQRILVTGGSGFIAGHIILQLLGSGHDVRATIRSLDREDAARAALAEAGMTDGDALHFVAADLMDDAGWADAVAGVDAVLHVASPVHLGPVEDEDDVIVPAREGTLRVLRAARDAGVPRVVLTSAFHAVGFGHPPLDRAFTEADWSPLDGPGMDAYGRSKVLAERAAWELLDGDGTELVTILPVAVVGPLIGTGLSGANHLVRRVLTGEMAAYPDFAVPFVDVRDVAAAHVAAITAEGAAGERFLLASQEDAVPLAEVGAVLRDRLGERAGRVPAATALLPDEAVRAAAEANPGMRSMAAELGYRKKVSSEKARRVLGFEPRPWQEAVVSAAESMLAKGVA
- a CDS encoding AfsR/SARP family transcriptional regulator; its protein translation is MTLASGGVRVQLCGTLHLERAGERLEAGLPGRQGRLLFAYLVLNRHRPCTREELAEAVWPDAVTEHGAGLNPLVSKLRRLLGPDALEGRSALRLALGEDAHVDVEWAEQAVHRAESQVALGHWAAAWGPAIGAMLVAQREFLPGEEAGWIEEERRALADILVRALEAYAVSTLEMGGTELPGAVRTGRRLVAVAPLRETGYQVLMRALRQQGDVGAAVAVYGELRTLLRDELGVSPSPATQQLYASLLVEP
- a CDS encoding DUF1059 domain-containing protein: MTRIIRCECGYIARGETDAEVVDDISAHMRSDHPALFQAVAREDLLGWIQLE